From the genome of Scyliorhinus canicula chromosome 29, sScyCan1.1, whole genome shotgun sequence, one region includes:
- the LOC119958289 gene encoding probable G-protein coupled receptor 139, with protein sequence MYETFIDLIYALYYPLLAAIGVPVNLMAILTLSQGKCGLSKCITLYLVAMAAADLMVVVTEVILNRILYYYLPSSSLYITPVCSCVIVLLCVARDTSVWLTVAFTLDRLIAICYRKLKDRYCVPKTASLVIAAVCILFSLKNIPWYFTFDPVYITDNVPWLCQSKPAFYISPGWIGYDWLHRILTPILPFIFILLFNALTVRHIVVANRVRRSLFSNHGGAQVDPETESRRKSMILLFAISGSFIVLWMPYVINFLYYRITNTHYYTGGTDPGYILQQMAYMFQLSSSCTNTCIYVVTQSKFRDQLKTLARTPFARVAQLLK encoded by the exons ATGTATGAAACATTCATTGACCTAATATACGCTTTATATTATCCTCTCCTTGCGGCTATTGGAGTTCCTG TGAACCTGATGGCGATCTTGACTCTATCCCAGGGAAAGTGTGGCCTCTCCAAATGTATCACTCTGTACCTGGTGGCAATGGCAGCGGCAGATCTGATGGTGGTTGTCACCGAAGTGATACTGAATCGCATTCTTTACTATTACCTCCCAAGCTCTTCCCTGTACATCACTCCCGTGTGCAGCTGCGTCATTGTTCTGCTCTGTGTGGCCAGGGACACTTCTGTCTGGTTAACCGTCGCCTTCACTTTAGATCGGCTCATAGCTATTTGCTACCGGAAACTGAAAGACAGGTACTGCGTTCCGAAAACAGCATCGTTGGTGATTGCAGCAGTGTGCATACTCTTCAGCTTGAAGAACATACCATGGTACTTCACATTTGACCCTGTTTATATCACTGACAATGTGCCATGGCTCTGCCAATCCAAACCGGCCTTTTACATCTCGCCGGGGTGGATTGGCTACGATTGGCTCCACCGGATCCTGACCCCGATTTTACCCTTTATCTTTATTTTGCTCTTCAACGCTCTGACCGTCAGACACATTGTGGTGGCCAATCGAGTTCGCAGGAGCTTGTTCTCCAATCACGGGGGGGCTCAGGTCGATCCAGAAACGGAGAGCcgaaggaagtcaatgattttactgtTTGCTATATCGGGCAGCTTTATTGTGCTCTGGATGCCCTATGTGATCAACTTCCTGTATTACCGAATTACAAACACTCATTACTACACAGGTGGGACCGATCCCGGCTATATTCTCCAGCAGATGGCTTatatgtttcaactttccagttcCTGTACTAATACGTGTATCTACGTGGTAACTCAGAGCAAATTCAGGGACCAATTGAAAACGTTAGCCAGAACCCCGTTTGCACGTGTTGCTCAATTACTTAAATAA